One Leucoraja erinacea ecotype New England chromosome 3, Leri_hhj_1, whole genome shotgun sequence genomic window carries:
- the LOC129695479 gene encoding thioredoxin-2-like: protein MTVYEILSKDELSAKLKEAGNKLVVVDFYATWCGPCKDIAPKFKAFSTTYTDVIFCKVDTDDVEELNVEYKVKALPTFIFIKDGNEVASVVGANADDVEKLIQQHRGMQQQQCSGHAPQ from the exons ATGACTGTGTATGAGATCCTCTCCAAG GATGAGTTGAGCGCCAAGCTGAAGGAAGCCGGCAATAAGTTAGTTGTTGTTGATTTCTATGCGACTTGGTGCGGTCCGTGTAAAGACATAGCACCAAAATTTAAG GCATTTTCTACAACATATACTGATGTGATTTTCTGTAAAGTGGACACGGACGACGTTGAA GAATTAAATGTGGAGTACAAGGTCAAAGCTTTACCAACATTCATCTTTATCAAGGACGGAAACGAG GTAGCCAGTGTTGTTGGAGCAAATGCGGATGACGTTGAGAAACTAATCCAGCAACATAGAGGGATGCAACAGCAGCAATGCTCTGGTCATGCCCCGCAATAA